Sequence from the Paludisphaera rhizosphaerae genome:
TCCGGCTGGAAGGGTTTCACCGGCGGCCCGCCGATCGTTCCGACAAGTAGGCCGGACGCTGCGAGGGCGTTGTCGCGGGCCATCTCGGCGGTGAGGCGTTCGTGCGGACCCCGGGCGAGCAACATGTTGTCCGGGTCGCGCGCGTGCAACTCGGGCGAGGCGTCGGAGGACTGTTTATAGGTGGCGGATTCCACCATCAGCCGCCAGACGTGCTTCACATCCCAGCCGGAGTCGATCAACTCGCGGGCCAGCCAGTCGAGGAGTTCCGGATGCGACGGCGGCCGGCCTTGCGAGCCGAAATCCTCAGGCGTCGCCACCAGGCCGCGGCCGAAAAGCGACTGCCACCAGCGGTTCACCGTCACCCGAGCCGTGAGCGGGTTCTTCGGGTCAGTCGTCCAGCGGGCCAGGCCCAGGCGGTTTCGGGGCTCCCCGTTGGGGAACGGGAGGAGGCTGTGGGGCGTGTCGGCCGTAACGGGATCGCCCGGGGCGTCGTAGGCTCCGCGTCTCAGGACGAACGACTCCCGAGGCTGGGGCATCTCGCGCATGACCATGATCTCGGCGATCGCGTCGGCGATTCGCGCCTGTTTCATGCGAGCGTCGCGAACGGCCGCCAACTCGGCCTTGTTCTTGGCGTCGACGTCGGCGAAGAAGTAGTCGCGGAGGCTGTCTTGGTCGGCCTGGGAGAGCGTACTCGGATCGGCCGCGAGCAGATCGAGGAGCGTCCGGCCGTCGTGAATCTGGGCGGCCTCCACGGGGGCCAGGGCGCGGTCGAATACCTGGAGTTCGTCGACCTCGCCGTCCTTGAAGCCCCGGTCGCGGAACCGATGGCCGACGGCCAGGTCGTCGGCGCCGCCGCCGGTGATCGTCCTGGTCAGACCGTCTCGAACGACCTCAACCTCGGCCGGCCGGCCGTCGATGTACAACTTGAGGCCCGACGCCCGGCTCGACCCGTCGTAGGTCAGGACGACGTGGGTCCATTGGTTGATGGGCACCTGCTCGCGGGCGGCGATCCCGATCGCGTTGCCCGGCCAGAAGTGGACGAGGGACGCCGTCAATCGGCCGTCCTCGATGAGGACCTGATAGCCTCGGCTGCCCGCGTCGGTCCAGGCCATCGACCGTCGCAGGATCACGGCTCGATCCTTTCGATCAGGCGACTTGATCCAGAGAGCCAGAGAGAACGGCTGATAGCGATCGAAGTTCCCCATCGGCAGAGTCGCGCCGTCCTCGCCGTCCAGCTTCAGCGCCTTGCCGACGCGGCCCTCGACGAGCGACGGTCCCTCGACGGCCTTGCCCGGCTTGCCCGCGTCGGCGCGGTTGGCAAGCTTACCGTCGGTCAGGTCGTCGAACGAGAAATCGCCGATCCGTCCTGTCGGGGAGTACACAGGCGGGCGAGAGCGATCGAGTTTGCGGAGCCACTCGTCGAACTCGTCCCGACGGCGAAGCCGCATCTGAATCTGGTTCGCGTCGGTGACTTCCACACCGGCCTTGGCTGCGGCCAGGGCGCTTTCCTGGCCGGCCTCGGCGAGCCAGAGAGTCGGGGTGGGGACGGCGTTGGTGAAGTGCGAGTAAAGGCCCGATTCATCGATGTTGTTGAAGAAGCTGAACAGCGAATAGAAATCGGCCTGCGTGATCGGGTCGTACTTGTGGGTATGGCAGCGGGCGCATTCGAGCGTCAGGCCGAGGAAGGCCGAGCCGTAGGTGATGGTGCGGTCGGCGACGTACTCGGTCCGCCACTCGGCCTCGATCGAGCCCCCCTCGTTGGTCTGGCGGTGCATGCGGTTGAAGGCCGTGGCCAGGATCATGTCGCGCGAGGGGGCCGGCAAAAGGTCGCCGGCGAGCTGCCAGGTGATGAAGCGGTCGTACGGCAGATTTTGGTTGAAGGCGCGGACGACCCAGTCGCGCCACGGCCAGACGGCGCGGTAGACGTCGGCCTGGTAGCCGAAGGTGTCGGCGTAGCGGGCGACGTCCAGCCAGTCGACGGCCATCCGCTCGCCGAAGCGAGGGGAGGCCAGCAGGCGATCGACAAGGCGTTCGTAGGCGTCCGGCGCGCCGTCGGTGAGGAAGGCGTCGATTTCAGCGAGCGTCGGCGGCAGCCCGGTCAGGTCAAAGGTCAGGCGGCGGATCAGGCGTTCGCGCGAGGCTTCGGGAGAGGGGGCCAGGCCCTCGCCCTCAAGCCGGTTGAGGATGAAGCGGTCGATGGGGTTGATCGGCCACGCCTTGCGGGCGACGTTGGGCGTCGCAGGCCGCTCGGGAGGAATGAACGCCCAGTGTTCCTTCCATTCGGCGCCCTGTTCGATCCAGCGCCGGAGGACGTCGACGTCTCCGGGAGCCAACTCGCGGCCCGAGTCTCGAGGAGGCATCCGTTCGGAGTCGTCCTCGGAGGCGATTCGAGCGAGGAGTTCGCTCTCCTCAAGGTTCCCCGGCACGACGGCGCGGATGCCCGACTTGGTTTCGGCGAGGGCTCCTTCGCGAGTGTCGAGCCGGAGGCCGGCCTTGCGGTTCTTCGGGTCGGGACCGTGGCAGTGGAAACATTTGTCCGAGAGGATCGCGCGGACCTGGCGATCGAAATCGACCCGCGCAGCCGGCTGGGGCCCCTCGGCGGCGAGGGCGCTGGAAACAGCCGGGAGGACGCAGCAGACCACCATCCACCCGAGAAGGGGGCGTTCGCCTCTCGACATCACACGAGTCTCCTCGCCGCAAAGGACCTTCGGGCCAGTGTATCAACACGTGCGCGGTCCAGCAAAGTCGCACCATGCTGCCGAGACCATCCTCGTCTCGGTGGTTCAGGTCGGCCCGATGCGAGTCGCCCCCGTTCTAGTCGTGACGTCCTGATCGCTGAGGAATCGCCGCTTTCCTTGTCGCTCGGATCGATCTTCGGACCATATTGTCTGTAGGAAGGTCGTTCGGGTTGCATGATCCGCCCGATGGATGAGCGTTCTTCGAGATCGACGAAACTCGTCAATCAAACCCAATTCGATCAACTCCCCAAATCACCACTGAACCAGCCTGCCGAAGCCTCCGGCGACGGCTTTTCGACCTGATTCATCGGTGTCGATCGAACCCAAAGGAACCCGCTCGTGACGATCGAACCGGATCTCCACAACCAGGCTCGCTCGCAGGTCGTGGTGGTTCTACATGAACGCTCCGGCGTCTGGGCCCGGCAACTCCGAGCCCGATTGGACGGAGCCCCGGTACGATGGGCCGAGACGCGGTCGACGGCCGGTTTGCTGGAGGCGGTCATAGGGGATGCCACTCCGGTCGTTTTAATCGAGGGCGGACCGGATCCCGAAAAGGCCCTTCGCGAAGTCGCGCAGGTCGTCGAACGAGGCTCGTCGCCTCTCATCATGTTCATCGATCCGTTCGACCGTCTGGATGTGATGGATGCTGCAAGAGATCTTGGTGTGACGCGTGCTGTGTCTGGGCGGGTCGCCCCGCCTGAGGTCGCTGAGTTGATCGGCCGTTGGATTGGATTGTCGGCCAAGGCGTACGCCAGTGAGGGGTGGTCTCGGCCACGGCCCGCAGACCCATCGCGCGATCCCTCGGCCTGGATCGAGGAGGTGATCGCCGCGGCCGCCCAGCGGGCGGACTGCTAGTCGTCGGGGACGCTTCCGCGTACTATAGGTGGACGTGACTCGAGCGTCCTGGCGAAGCCGTAACCTGGGGAAATATGGGAATGTCGGGCGAGACGGATATTGTGGTGACCGAGAAGGACGTGCTGGCCGCGCTGAAGGGCGTCAAGGATCCCGACCTGGGTCGTGACCTCGTTGACCTGGGGATGATCCGAGACGTCCGGGTGGGGCCCGGCAAGGTCGCGCTCACCGTCAACCTGACGACCCCGGCGTGCCCTCTCAAGGGGAAGATCGAGGCCGACGTCCGCCAGGCGTTGGAGAGCCGCCTCCCCGCGGGGCTTGAGATCGAGATCCGGATGACGGCCGAGGTCCGCGGCAAGGGCGCCGCCGAGACCGGCGACATCCCAGGCGTGAAAAACGTGATCGCCGTGGGCTCGGGCAAGGGGGGCGTGGGCAAGTCGACGATGGCGGCCTCGATCGCCCTCGGTCTGAAGGCGCACGGGGCGGCGGTCGGCCTGATGGACGCGGACGTCTACGGGCCTTCGATCCCCCATCTTGTCGGCGCGTCGGGTCGGCCGATGGCCCGGGGCGATCAGATCGTGCCGGTCGAGGCCGCCGGCTTGAAGCTGATGTCGATGGGCTTTCTGCTGGAGCCCGACCAGGCCGTCGTCATGCGCGGGCCCATGCTCCACGGGATCATGCAGCAGTTCCTCCGCAAGGTGGAGTGGGGCAACCTCGACTATCTGATCATCGACCTTCCTCCCGGGACCGGCGACATCCCGCTGACCCTGGCCCAGACGTTGCCGCTGACCGGCGCGGTGGTCGTCTGCACGCCTCAGGAAGTCGCCCTGCTGGACGCCGCGCGGGCCGTGGCGATGTTCCGCCAGCTTCGCGTGCCGCTCCTGGGAATGATTGAGAACATGGCGTACTTCGACGTCATGGCCTACCTTCAGGAGCGTGGAGGGCCCCAGGCCCGGCAGCTCGTGGAGGGGAAAGCCTGCTTTGATGAGGAGGGGGACGAACGCGTCTACCTCTTCGGCCGGGGCGGCGCCCGCCGCAAGGCCGAAGCGATGAATGTGCCGTTCCTGGGGGAGGTTCCGCTCAACCTGTTCCTCCGCGAGACGGGGGACATGGGTCGGCTGGACGCCGCGCTCAAGGAGGGCTCGCCCTCGAAGGCTGCTCTCATGGGCGTCGTCGAGAAGCTTGCCGCGCAGGTGAGCATCCGTAACCTGAAGAACCCCAAGATGCCCAAGCTTGAGATCCTCAACTAAGGACGGGGATCGTTCCATCGACAGGAGGGAAGTTCCGATGCGAATCATCAAGACGTGCCTTCTGACCGCGGCTCTGGCTGCTCTTTCGACGGCTTCGGCCCAGGCTCAGTACTGGGGCGGAACGACGGTCGTCACGAGGGGCCCCGGGGTGGTGGTCGGGCCGACTTACGCCCCGGTCGTCGCCAACCCTTATGTTGTGCCCTCGACGGTGGTCGTTCGCCGTCCGGCGGTGTACGCGGCCCCGACCGTGGTCGCCTCGCCGGTCGTGGCATCACCGGTGATCGCCTCGCCGGTCATCGCGGCCCCGATGGTCGCCACGCCGGGCCCGGTCTTGATGTCGCCCGGCGTGACGGTCGTTCGTCCGGGCTGGGGATGGGGGCCGGGGCCGAGGCCCTGGGGCTGGCGTCGCTGGTGAGCTGAGTTCGGATCTGGATCTGGACGAGACGGAAATCAGGGGCGGCATCTCGATGAACTTCTCCCGATTCGCGGCCGCGGCTTCCGTTTGCTTCTGTTGCTGCTGGGCGTCGCTCGTCCGCGCCCAGCAGCCCGTTTCGGTTGCGGTCGACGACCTCTCGAAGGTCGGCGTCGCGGCCGAGCGACTGCCGCGGATCTCGGACGTCGTCCGACGTCGGATCCAGGATCGCGAGATCGCCGGCGCGGTTACGTTGGTGTCGCGCCACGGCAAGGTCGTCCACTACGAGGCTCAGGGAGTCCTGGACGTCGAGAACGGTCGTCCCATGACTCCCGACGCCCTCTTCCACATGGCCTCGACGACCAAGCCGGTGACGGCCGTCGCGGTGGTCATGCTGGTCGAGGAGGGGAAGGTCCGGCTGACTGACCCTGTTTCTCGGTTCATTCCCGAATTCAAGGACAAGAAGGTCGCCGTCGAACGGGACGGCCGGGTCGAGTTGGTCGCCCCGAAGCGGGAGGTTCAGGTCCTCGACCTGCTGACCCACACCTCCGGCCTGCTCAGCGGCGGACTCGGCCAGAAGCAATTCCCAGCCGATTCGACGTTTCCGCGCAAGGGCGATACGCTGGCGGATTACGTCAACCGGATCGCGCCGGCGCCGCTCGATTTCGAGCCCGGGACGAAGTGGTCGTACAGCCCGTTCGGGGGGATCGACACGCTGGCTCGAATCGTGGAGATCGCCTCGGGCGAGTCGTTCGACGCGTTCCTGCGCAGACGGCTCTTCGAGCCGCTTGGGATGAACGACACCTTCTTTCACACTCCGGCCGACAAGGAATCACGGCTGGCCTCCTTCCACTCGCGGAAGGGGAAAGAGCTGAAGAAGGGGGATTACTCGTTCGGGTTCGTCGAGCCATACACCTCGGGCGCGGCGGGCCTGATCTCGACGGCTGCCGACTTTCATCGCTTCGGCCTGATGCTGGCCAACGGCGGCGAATTGGACGGGAAGCGGATCCTCAGCCCGCGCGGCGTGGCCGTATTGTCGGCGAATCACGTCGGCGACAAGTTCCCGGGGAACCTCGGCCGACCCGAGGGGATGGGGTTCGGGTTCGCGATGGAGGTTGTCGTCGATCCGATCCGCGCGGCCACGTTCCGGAGCGCTGGGAGCTATGGGTGGGATGGCGCGTTCGGCACCCAGATCTGGGTCGACCCGAGCCAGGGGATCGTCGCCGTCTTCATGATCCAGGGGTCGAACGCCCGCCAGATGCAGAACGACTTCGGGACGGCCGTGATGCAGGCCGTGGCCGAGTTGGATCGCCCGCGCTGAGCGTCACTTGAGTTCCAGGCTCCGCCAGAGATACCAACTGGCGACCGAGCGATACGGCCGCCAGGCCTCGCCCAGAGCGTGGCACTCGGCGGGGGTCGGAAGCTCGGCGAGCCCGTGCTTGTTCCGAAGCGCCGAGCGGACGCCCAGATCGCCGACTGGAAAGACGTCCGGGCGATTGAGGGCGAAGATCAGGAACATGTGAGCCGTCCAGACGCCGATCCCCTTCACGGCCGTCAAGGAGGCGATGATCGCGTCGTCGTCCCAGCCGTCGTCGATCCGGTCGACGGGGAGCGAGCCGTCGACGACGGCCCCGGCCAGGTTCAGGACGTATCGGGCTTTGGGGCGGGAGAGCCCGCAGGTTCGCAGGGCGTCCTCGCCCAGGGCGATCAGCCGGGTTGGATCGTAGGGGCGGCCGGCCAACTCGTGAAGCCGGCCGCTGATCGACGCCGCGGCCTTGGTCGAGATCTGCTGGGAGACGATCGACCCGACGAGCGCCCCCAGGCGATCCTCCCTGGGGGCGAGCCGACACGGGCCGACGCGCCGGATCACATCCTTGAGGTGTGGGTCGACCTTCCGAAGGTGGCGGAGGGCCTTGGACCACGGGTCGGCGGGTCGGCTCATCGGACGACTCCGGACCTCAGCGTGAGGCGATCACCTGGGCCAGCGGGCGGACGACGCGGGGGATGACCGACCGCTGGAGGATGTCCTCGCCGATCTCGCGCTGGCGGCGGAACGATTCCAGGAACGACAGATCGGGCCCGTTGCCCCAGTATTGGCGGATCGTGAGATACAGGCTGATCTGGTCGTCGCCGAACTCGCCGGTCCGAAGCTGGTAGGCGCTGGTGCGGGTCTCGACTGAGAGCCGGGCCTGGAGCTGACAGGACTCGTCCAGGGCCACCGTCAGGGAGGGCTCGAAGTTCACGACCTTCTTGGAGAGGGGAGTTTCCAGCAGCCCCTCGAAGGCGGAGCCCATGCCAAGAGCCTCGGCGACGACCTCGTCATGATTGCCGTCATACGTGAAGTCGAAGCCGAACGTGACGTCGAGGGCCTCGCAGTCCAGCAGGCTGATCGACAGCAGGTGGGGGGCGATGTCCAGGAGCAGTTCGTGCTGGCGATAGGCGTCCGAGAGCTGCTCGGGATTGGTGCAGCCAGACGCCAGCCGCCGGGCCTCGATGGAGATCGAGCGATGGGTTTCCGCGTCCTTGTCGCTCTCAAGGACGAGGTCCCCGTTCTCGCGGGACTGGAAGTCGCGAAGCTCGGGAAAGCCCTTCCTCATCTGCTCGAAGAAGTGCAGGACGGTGTCGCGGTTGCTGGGCAGCTCCATCTCGGTATTCAGATTGACGTTAACGTAGAAATCGTCGGCGTCTCTGTTGTATCGGTTCATCCGTCGTGCCTCGTCGCGTTCGTCTCGATTCGCCGTGGCGGCCTGGGAACGTCATCGCCGTTCCGTCCGGTCGAGCGGCGGCTTTCAGTGTACATCCAGCTGAACAAAGGATTGTACCAGATCCGGGCCCGAGGGGAAATGAACGGAGAGGCGCTCGAAGCCCTTTCGTGGGTGTAAAATCAGTCGAGATAGCGATTTGCGTCGATCGTGGGAGGTGGCGTCAAACGCGGGTGCGGCCGGTTTCGGGGTGACGAATGCGGATGGGGGGGATGACGTCGGGGTCGCGCCCGGGGTCCAGGAAGGCGCGGACGCCGTCCTCGGTCAATCGTGGGTCGGGCGGGACGGAATGGGAGACGCCGTCGCGACCGGCGGGAAGGCGTGCGACGACCTCGCCGTCCTCGACGGAGACCGGCACGGCTCGGGAGTTCGCCACGACGACCAGCGGCGGAACCTCCGCGCCGGGGGGCTCGGTTCGGACGGTCAGGGTCCAGGGGCGGCCGGGGAACCAGGATCGTTTCCACTGGTAGGACAGGGTGATCTCGGGATGAGGCCCCGGCGCGACGGTCTCGGCCGAGGGCTCCACACCCGGAGAATGAAGCAAGGCTCCGTCGGAGGCGTCCTGGGCGTAGACCCGGACGTGCCAGTGGTTTGCGCCCGGCGAGGCCGTCGGTTCAGCGCCAGCGGGGGTTGGAGCGTTAAGAATCCACGAGCCCGCCCGTTGGTAGTCGTCGCGCCGGACGTCGAAGCGGAGGGCTTCGGAATCGTCGGGGCCGGCGGGAGGGGCCCCGCGACGGGCTGCGACACGGGCCGATCGGGCGTCCGGGGGCCAGGTCCAGCGGAGCTGGATTCGAGCGACGTCCGGCGAGGCGGCGATCGGATCCAGTCGCACAGCGCGGAGGTCGGTCGGATCGACGAGCCGGGCGAGCCAGGCTCCCCGGCCGACGATCAGGTGGCCGTTCAGCGCGGTCAGCGGCGTGTAATAGCGTCCGGTCGGGCCGAGGGGATCGAAGTCCTCGGCGAGTCCGGGTCCCGTTGGTTCGATCCAGTCGCCGCCGAGGGCCTCGATCTCGGCCGGCGCAACGGCCGATCCCGGCGGTTGGGGCAGGGGACTGCTCGTCCGTCGCAGTCGGATCGTCCCTCGCGGCGGGGCGGCCCATTCGATCCGGATCCGACCGGTCGGATCGACGATGGTCCGAGGAGGGCCCGTTGGGGAGGCCGGCGGGGTGGCGGCCACGGAGATCGTCACCCCGGCCGAGGGGAATCGCCGGTCCTCGGGGGTCCGGAAGATGGCGAAGACGGCGTAGTGGTAGACGCGTCCTTCGGCGACGTCGCGGTCGAGGGCCGAGTCGTGAGCGGCTGCGATTCGATCGCCGTGGCGGGGCGTCCGGGGGACGACCTCGGCGTTCCGGACGACGCGTATCTCCGCCGCGCCGGGGGGGGCGTCCCAGGAGAGGGTGATTGCGCCGTCGCCGGCCTCGGCGCGGAGGTTGCGGACGTCCGGCAGGAAGACGATCGGCCCCGCGGCCACGGCGGCGAGCGACTCAGCCTGCCCGCGACGGCTGAGGACGGCATAGCTGACGGTCGAGCCCGGCTCGACGGTCTGGTCGAGGAACTCGGCCCCGGCCGTCTCGGCGATCCGGGTGCCGTCGGCAGGGTGCTGAGGGAGGTCGCCGGGCTTCCGGAGGATCACGAACGACGGTGGCGCGAGGTCGTCGGGCGAGGGGGGGAGCCAGGAGAGCCGGACTCCCTCAGCCGTGACGCGGGCGTCGAGGTTCGTTGGGGCGTCGGGCGGGCAGCGTTCCAGGCCGGTCAGTGCGGCGGGGAGGTCTGCGGCCAGTCCAAGGCTGCGAAGGTACAGCCGACGGGCCTCGGGCGGATCGACCCGTTCCAACTTCTTGGCTCGTGCGGCCAGCACTTCCGCCTTGCGGAGTCGATCGGCGATCCGGCCGTGGGCCGAGGCGATCGCCGGCGAGTCGGGCGCGACGATCTTCCGCCAGGCGGCCAGCGTCCGAGCCGCCGACCAGATCCGGCCGCCGGCCTCGGCCAACTCGAAGGCCATCCGCAGTTGGTCGATTTCCTGTTCACGCTCGGCGACTCGGGCCATGCCGTTGCGGGCGCCGACGTGCTGCGGGGCGTACTTCTGGACCTCCTCCAGGTTTCGCCGCGCCTCGGCCAGGTCGTGCGTTCGATAGGCGTGGAGGGCCGCCGCGAATCGACGGATCAGGGCTTCCCTCAGCGACAGTCGGAACCCGCAGACGCATTTCGGGGTGTCGACCAGGTTGGACCGTTTGCAAACCGGGCAGTCCCACCGCAACGAGGCACCACAATGCTTGCAACGTGCTGTCGCGGCGCGGGCGGTCGGGCTCAACTCGGTCACGCCGGCGCAGCTTCGGCAGCGAAGGAACCTGTAGCCGTCCCCCTTCGAGAGACCGGTCTTCGACGCGGCGGCTTTCGGAGCTGGTCCGCTGTCGGCGGCGACTCCGACCTTGCGAGCGGCTCGGAGGATCAGCCGGTGCGCACGGTCGGGGGGGATCCCGCGTGAGCCTGCCTCGTCCACCAGGGCGACATGCGTTCCCGAGTCGATCCGCGACAGGCCACGGACGGCGAATGCGGCGGTTTGCTCGAAGGCTTCCTCGGCCTCAAGGGCGAGCGTCCGGTCGTATCGGGCGCGAGTCTTCGGGTTGGCGAGGTGGGTCTGGGCGTGGGAGACGATCTCCAGCCAGGCCGTCTTCTCGGCGGTGACCTGGGCTTTTTTCATCCAGCGCTGGCGTTCCTCGTCGGCTCGGCCGGCGATCACGATCAGCGGAGCGTCCCGGAAGAGCCCGAGCGCGTCGTAGAGGTCGCGACGGTCAAGGTGATCCAGAGCCATCCGGATCTGGCGGCGGGTGGAGGCGTCGAGCACGTCGGGAGGCGGGCCGTGGTCCTCGGCGTCGTCGCGGCTACCCTCCTCGTCGATCAGGAAGGGGAACGGTTTGGTCAGGCGGTCGAGCGTCTCGGCCTCGATTCCAACCCGAGCGGCCTCGGCCTTGAGCAGATCGCGGTCGGTGGAGTTCAAGCCCCCCTTCGCGGCCCGTAGTTTGATCAGCCGTTGCAACTCGTCGAGCTTCGCCTCGCGGCGGGCGACGTCGGCGGCGGACAACTCGGCGTCGTAGGCGGCGCGATTGATGGGGCCGCTCAGGAGGGCGGCGCGGAGGGAGGGGATCTCGTCGAGGAAAAGCTGGTTGGTGTGGCGCGTCTTCGGGTTTCGAGTCCCCATCGACCATGCCGGCTGCTTCTTCTTGAGCGCGGCCTCGATCTCGGCGACGGTCGCCCCTGGTTCGACGCCCAGTCGTTCGTAGTAATC
This genomic interval carries:
- a CDS encoding serine hydrolase domain-containing protein; the encoded protein is MNFSRFAAAASVCFCCCWASLVRAQQPVSVAVDDLSKVGVAAERLPRISDVVRRRIQDREIAGAVTLVSRHGKVVHYEAQGVLDVENGRPMTPDALFHMASTTKPVTAVAVVMLVEEGKVRLTDPVSRFIPEFKDKKVAVERDGRVELVAPKREVQVLDLLTHTSGLLSGGLGQKQFPADSTFPRKGDTLADYVNRIAPAPLDFEPGTKWSYSPFGGIDTLARIVEIASGESFDAFLRRRLFEPLGMNDTFFHTPADKESRLASFHSRKGKELKKGDYSFGFVEPYTSGAAGLISTAADFHRFGLMLANGGELDGKRILSPRGVAVLSANHVGDKFPGNLGRPEGMGFGFAMEVVVDPIRAATFRSAGSYGWDGAFGTQIWVDPSQGIVAVFMIQGSNARQMQNDFGTAVMQAVAELDRPR
- a CDS encoding J domain-containing protein, with the protein product MIADYYERLGVEPGATVAEIEAALKKKQPAWSMGTRNPKTRHTNQLFLDEIPSLRAALLSGPINRAAYDAELSAADVARREAKLDELQRLIKLRAAKGGLNSTDRDLLKAEAARVGIEAETLDRLTKPFPFLIDEEGSRDDAEDHGPPPDVLDASTRRQIRMALDHLDRRDLYDALGLFRDAPLIVIAGRADEERQRWMKKAQVTAEKTAWLEIVSHAQTHLANPKTRARYDRTLALEAEEAFEQTAAFAVRGLSRIDSGTHVALVDEAGSRGIPPDRAHRLILRAARKVGVAADSGPAPKAAASKTGLSKGDGYRFLRCRSCAGVTELSPTARAATARCKHCGASLRWDCPVCKRSNLVDTPKCVCGFRLSLREALIRRFAAALHAYRTHDLAEARRNLEEVQKYAPQHVGARNGMARVAEREQEIDQLRMAFELAEAGGRIWSAARTLAAWRKIVAPDSPAIASAHGRIADRLRKAEVLAARAKKLERVDPPEARRLYLRSLGLAADLPAALTGLERCPPDAPTNLDARVTAEGVRLSWLPPSPDDLAPPSFVILRKPGDLPQHPADGTRIAETAGAEFLDQTVEPGSTVSYAVLSRRGQAESLAAVAAGPIVFLPDVRNLRAEAGDGAITLSWDAPPGAAEIRVVRNAEVVPRTPRHGDRIAAAHDSALDRDVAEGRVYHYAVFAIFRTPEDRRFPSAGVTISVAATPPASPTGPPRTIVDPTGRIRIEWAAPPRGTIRLRRTSSPLPQPPGSAVAPAEIEALGGDWIEPTGPGLAEDFDPLGPTGRYYTPLTALNGHLIVGRGAWLARLVDPTDLRAVRLDPIAASPDVARIQLRWTWPPDARSARVAARRGAPPAGPDDSEALRFDVRRDDYQRAGSWILNAPTPAGAEPTASPGANHWHVRVYAQDASDGALLHSPGVEPSAETVAPGPHPEITLSYQWKRSWFPGRPWTLTVRTEPPGAEVPPLVVVANSRAVPVSVEDGEVVARLPAGRDGVSHSVPPDPRLTEDGVRAFLDPGRDPDVIPPIRIRHPETGRTRV
- a CDS encoding DUF1553 domain-containing protein, which encodes MSRGERPLLGWMVVCCVLPAVSSALAAEGPQPAARVDFDRQVRAILSDKCFHCHGPDPKNRKAGLRLDTREGALAETKSGIRAVVPGNLEESELLARIASEDDSERMPPRDSGRELAPGDVDVLRRWIEQGAEWKEHWAFIPPERPATPNVARKAWPINPIDRFILNRLEGEGLAPSPEASRERLIRRLTFDLTGLPPTLAEIDAFLTDGAPDAYERLVDRLLASPRFGERMAVDWLDVARYADTFGYQADVYRAVWPWRDWVVRAFNQNLPYDRFITWQLAGDLLPAPSRDMILATAFNRMHRQTNEGGSIEAEWRTEYVADRTITYGSAFLGLTLECARCHTHKYDPITQADFYSLFSFFNNIDESGLYSHFTNAVPTPTLWLAEAGQESALAAAKAGVEVTDANQIQMRLRRRDEFDEWLRKLDRSRPPVYSPTGRIGDFSFDDLTDGKLANRADAGKPGKAVEGPSLVEGRVGKALKLDGEDGATLPMGNFDRYQPFSLALWIKSPDRKDRAVILRRSMAWTDAGSRGYQVLIEDGRLTASLVHFWPGNAIGIAAREQVPINQWTHVVLTYDGSSRASGLKLYIDGRPAEVEVVRDGLTRTITGGGADDLAVGHRFRDRGFKDGEVDELQVFDRALAPVEAAQIHDGRTLLDLLAADPSTLSQADQDSLRDYFFADVDAKNKAELAAVRDARMKQARIADAIAEIMVMREMPQPRESFVLRRGAYDAPGDPVTADTPHSLLPFPNGEPRNRLGLARWTTDPKNPLTARVTVNRWWQSLFGRGLVATPEDFGSQGRPPSHPELLDWLARELIDSGWDVKHVWRLMVESATYKQSSDASPELHARDPDNMLLARGPHERLTAEMARDNALAASGLLVGTIGGPPVKPFQPDGLWEEKSNLKYTRDVGAGSHRRSLYTYWKRTSPPPAMLTFDAANREVCAVKRQPTATPLQALVLLNDPQFVEAARALAERAFREGGETTRDRVGFLFRVLTGRRASPAEADLLDAMYREQYDEFAAGRAQADKLLAVGDAPRDASIPAAEAAAMTVVAQALLNYDETVTKH
- a CDS encoding Mrp/NBP35 family ATP-binding protein, which encodes MSGETDIVVTEKDVLAALKGVKDPDLGRDLVDLGMIRDVRVGPGKVALTVNLTTPACPLKGKIEADVRQALESRLPAGLEIEIRMTAEVRGKGAAETGDIPGVKNVIAVGSGKGGVGKSTMAASIALGLKAHGAAVGLMDADVYGPSIPHLVGASGRPMARGDQIVPVEAAGLKLMSMGFLLEPDQAVVMRGPMLHGIMQQFLRKVEWGNLDYLIIDLPPGTGDIPLTLAQTLPLTGAVVVCTPQEVALLDAARAVAMFRQLRVPLLGMIENMAYFDVMAYLQERGGPQARQLVEGKACFDEEGDERVYLFGRGGARRKAEAMNVPFLGEVPLNLFLRETGDMGRLDAALKEGSPSKAALMGVVEKLAAQVSIRNLKNPKMPKLEILN
- a CDS encoding DNA-3-methyladenine glycosylase family protein codes for the protein MSRPADPWSKALRHLRKVDPHLKDVIRRVGPCRLAPREDRLGALVGSIVSQQISTKAAASISGRLHELAGRPYDPTRLIALGEDALRTCGLSRPKARYVLNLAGAVVDGSLPVDRIDDGWDDDAIIASLTAVKGIGVWTAHMFLIFALNRPDVFPVGDLGVRSALRNKHGLAELPTPAECHALGEAWRPYRSVASWYLWRSLELK